The Triticum aestivum cultivar Chinese Spring chromosome 3A, IWGSC CS RefSeq v2.1, whole genome shotgun sequence genome includes a region encoding these proteins:
- the LOC123056716 gene encoding protein FAR1-RELATED SEQUENCE 5-like: MEEETGYTCDQYGDDDVSRTYKDCSNQDDYSSDNESWSSYNNFPNEDFQKNEDGACSENEDVYVQNEQHAFEESFADNLSQDDVDDRSSDDGHDDDDEADMDTEQAEIQQQALQTHWKVMAMTFGSQWEAYTFYNKHARERGFNIRKEKVKRGKGLSGTIRFRQYVCSRAGKQQSKFLNSEGHTRRLRPETRCECGAQLVVKLDRAHRIWFVAAFLDDHNHVLARPDEVAFLRSHRRIQDFQRAEILAMEGSGIRKHIIFDNFISRYGSYDKCGLVRRDVYNLCCREKIKLIAKGDIDTALGIMRSRKVKDPNFFFEYMLDKEGQLKSMFWCDAQSRRDYQLYGDVIVFDNTYKMNRYGMPFVPFVGVNNHRCTTVFGCAIVFDETEATYVWLLQTFMKANCQKKPKSVITNGDTAMIRAIQNVLPDVFHRLCSWHVEKNMQKHLSYKSRDEFRSLLYYSTSPANFRERWLAFVGKWRTDKTKDWLNRMYRKRSLWAASFLSDGFFLGMRSNQRSESLNSCLHLHLDYGMTIVDLIVHYENCIVRLRENEARDDCNSSQTLPPSVTEYKDIEKHAAIVFTRANFYILQEDLKKMGELEIFETLVGVDCHTFILKWKNNRKFQFSVQYRPRNSEETIACSCQRMVRKGLPCKHILYVLNHLKLSEIPKCCILKRLSKNERGGLPAQCKSDMFGWDWSGIEERARYSQLSMTGAEAFHVAANDPFVFDELMQCLQNIISNKKVPDDEAVGRRRYVHEDAREPERGANVIRDLVKVSTKGAPKQSKTRRLENDPEVTKNDRPKSFAEKKSGPLCGLCRNPGHRRQTCKLNKK; this comes from the exons ATGGAGGAAGAAACTGGCTATACGTGTGATCagtatggtgatgatgatgtcaGTCGTACCTATAAGGATTGTAGTAACCAAGATGATTATAGCAGCGACAACGAATCGTGGTCGTCATACAATAATTTCCCCAACGAGGACTTTCAGAAGAATGAGGATGGTGCTTGCAGTGAAAAC GAAGATGTCTATGTCCAGAATGAGCAACATGCTTTTGAGGAATCTTTCGCTGATAACTTGAGCCAG GATGATGTGGATGATCGTAGTAGTGATGATGgccatgacgatgatgatgaagctgaCATGGACACTGAGCAGGCTGAAATCCAGCAACAGGCATTGCAAACACATTGGAAGGTTATGGCTATGACTTTTGGATCACAATGGGAGGCGTACACATTCTATAATAAGCACGCCAGAGAGCGTGGATTCAACATCAGAAAAGAGAAGGTGAAACGAGGAAAAGGTCTTTCAGGAACTATACGGTTCAGGCAGTACGTTTGCTCCAGGGCAGGAAAACAACAAAGCAAATTCTTAAACTCGGAGGGCCACACACGCAGGCTAAGACCCGAGACTCGGTGCGAGTGTGGTGCGCAGTTAGTGGTGAAGTTGGACAGAGCCCATAGAATTTGGTTCGTTGCGGCATTCTTGGACGATCACAACCATGTGCTAGCTAGACCGGATGAGGTCGCATTCCTGCGGTCACATAGACGGATACAAGATTTCCAGAGAGCTGAGATCTTAGCGATGGAAGGATCTGGGATCAGAAAGCACATCATCTTCGATAACTTCATCAGCAGGTATGGTTCATACGATAAGTGCGGCCTTGTGAGGCGAGACGTCTATAACCTGTGCTGCAGAGAGAAAATAAAACTGATTGCAAAGGGTGATATTGACACGGCACTTGGCATTATGAGGAGCAGAAAGGTGAAGGACccaaatttcttctttgagtacaTGCTTGATAAGGAAGGGCAGTTAAAGAGCATGTTCTGGTGCGATGCACAGTCACGGCGGGACTATCAGCTATACGGAGATGTAATCGTGTTTGACAATACATACAAGATGAACAGATATGGTATGCCGTTCGTCCCCTTTGTCGGTGTTAATAATCACCGTTGCACCACCGTGTTTGGTTGCGCCATTGTGTTTGACGAGACTGAAGCTACGTATGTGTGGCTGCTCCAGACATTCATGAAAGCAAATTGTCAGAAGAAGCCAAAGTCAGTCATCACAAACGGAGACACTGCAATGATCCGAGCGATTCAGAATGTCCTTCCAGATGTGTTTCATCGTCTTTGTTCATGGCATGTGGAAAAAAATATGCAGAAGCACCTTAGTTATAAGTCACGGGATGAGTTCAGGTCACTGTTGTACTACTCCACCTCTCCTGCTAACTTTAGGGAGAGATGGCTCGCTTTTGTTGGTAAATGGAGGACGGACAAAACAaaagattggttgaataggatgTATAGGAAGAGGAGTCTTTGGGCAGCTTCATTTCTTTCAGATGGATTTTTTCTTGGTATGCGTAGTAATCAGAGGAGTGAAAGTTTGAACTCTTGTCTTCACCTTCACCTCGACTATGGTATGACAATAGTTGATTTAATAGTGCACTATGAGAACTGTATAGTTCGACTCCGTGAGAACGAGGCGCGAGACGACTGCAATTCTTCACAGACACTACCACCATCAGTTACCGAGTATAAGGACATTGAGAAGCATGCTGCCATTGTATTCACTCGTGCCAATTTCTATATTCTTCAAGAAGATCTGAAGAAGATGGGAGAGCTGGAGATTTTTGAGACGCTGGTGGGAGTTGACTGCCACACCTTTATCTTGAAATGGAAGAATAACCGCAAGTTCCAGTTTAGTGTTCAGTATCGACCAAGAAATTCAGAGGAAACGATAGCATGCAGTTGTCAACGGATGGTTCGGAAAGGGCTGCCTTGCAAACACATTCTATATGTACTGAATCATCTGAAATTATCTGAAATACCTAAGTGTTGTATCCTAAAGAGGTTATCGAAAAATGAGAGAGGTGGGCTGCCTGCACAGTGCAAGAGTGATATGTTTGGCTGGGATTGGTCAGGGATAGAGGAGCGAGCTCGGTATAGTCAACTCAGCATGACAGGTGCAGAAGCTTTCCATGTTGCGGCAAATGATCCATTCGTGTTTGATGAGTTGATGCAGTGTCTGCAAAATATAATATCTAACAAAAAGGTCCCCGATGATGAAGCGGTTGGGCGTAGAAGGTATGTTCATGAGGATGCACGTGAGCCCGAACGAGGTGCCAATGTTATACGTGATCTTGTGAAAGTTTCGACAAAGGGTGCACCTAAGCAGAGCAAGACAAGGCGGTTAGAAAATGATCCAGAAGTTACAAAAAATGATAGACCAAAATCTTTTGCCGAGAAGAAAAGTGGTCCTTTGTGCGGCCTATGTCGCAATCCAGGTCATAGACGGCAAACATGCAAACTGAATAAAAAGTAA